A part of Paenibacillus sp. 481 genomic DNA contains:
- a CDS encoding glycerol-3-phosphate dehydrogenase/oxidase — translation MTYTRTTTASTATVTTFSSLNRHDYKERLRSEKYDLLVIGGGITGAGIALDAAERGLKTALIEMQDFAAGTSSRSTKLVHGGLRYLKQFEVKLVQEVGRERAIVYENAPHVVVPEWMLMPIVEGGTFGKWATSVGLYVYDMLAGVKREERRTMLNKQQTLAKEPLLRSDKLKAGGYYVEYRTDDARLTLEIMKSAAQRGVTALNYVKAASFIYENGKVVGVNAVDLNGGEALEIRADKVVNAAGPWVDTLRELDGSKQGKRLHLTKGVHIVVDQSRFPLRQTVYFDTPDGRMVFAIPRDGKAYVGTTDTNYNGDIEHPRMTREDLTYLLQAANYMFPTIQLTETDVESSWAGLRPLIHEDGKSPSELSRKDEIFISPSGLITIAGGKLTGYRKMAERVVDLVAKQLQTDKGAAYPSCSTDRITLSGGDVQGTFADFCRVWTLEGVKLGLSEARALELTRLYGTNVKHVYQLMERLGEQAHRYGLAADVLAALVYGVEQEMVARPVDFITRRTAAVNFNIQAAKLWLEPVTTYMAEVFAWDEAQTALYLQDAKREIEYAVNAQ, via the coding sequence ATGACATATACACGTACAACGACAGCATCAACAGCTACAGTAACGACATTTTCCAGCCTAAATAGACACGATTATAAGGAGCGCCTTCGCTCCGAAAAATATGATTTACTCGTAATCGGGGGTGGCATTACAGGTGCAGGTATTGCGCTGGATGCAGCTGAACGCGGCTTAAAAACGGCACTTATTGAGATGCAAGACTTTGCTGCCGGAACGAGCAGTCGTTCAACCAAGCTCGTGCATGGCGGTCTGCGTTACTTAAAGCAGTTCGAGGTAAAGCTTGTGCAGGAAGTGGGGCGTGAGCGGGCAATTGTGTATGAGAACGCACCGCACGTTGTGGTGCCGGAATGGATGCTTATGCCTATTGTTGAAGGCGGCACATTCGGCAAATGGGCGACTTCTGTCGGCTTGTACGTGTATGACATGCTGGCAGGTGTTAAGCGGGAAGAGCGTCGCACGATGCTGAATAAGCAGCAAACGCTTGCTAAAGAGCCGTTACTGCGCAGCGATAAGCTAAAGGCAGGCGGCTACTATGTGGAGTACCGCACGGATGATGCCCGCTTGACGCTCGAAATTATGAAGAGCGCAGCCCAGCGTGGGGTGACCGCACTTAACTATGTAAAGGCCGCATCGTTCATCTATGAGAACGGTAAAGTTGTTGGCGTTAACGCGGTTGATTTGAACGGCGGGGAAGCGCTTGAAATCCGTGCCGATAAAGTGGTCAACGCGGCAGGGCCGTGGGTGGACACGTTGCGCGAGCTAGACGGTTCGAAGCAAGGCAAGCGGCTACATTTGACGAAGGGGGTTCATATTGTGGTCGACCAGTCGCGGTTTCCGCTACGGCAGACGGTTTATTTTGATACGCCGGACGGTCGAATGGTGTTTGCGATACCGCGAGATGGGAAAGCTTACGTGGGCACGACAGATACGAATTACAACGGGGATATCGAGCATCCGCGTATGACGCGTGAAGATTTGACGTATTTGCTGCAAGCGGCTAACTATATGTTTCCGACGATTCAGCTAACGGAGACGGATGTAGAATCGTCTTGGGCAGGCTTGCGGCCGCTTATTCATGAAGACGGCAAATCGCCATCTGAGCTGTCGCGTAAGGATGAAATTTTTATATCGCCAAGTGGCTTAATTACGATAGCGGGGGGCAAGCTGACAGGCTACCGCAAAATGGCCGAGCGTGTCGTTGATTTAGTAGCGAAGCAGCTGCAAACAGACAAAGGTGCGGCATATCCGAGCTGCTCGACAGACCGTATCACCTTGTCTGGCGGCGATGTACAAGGCACATTTGCTGATTTCTGCCGTGTGTGGACGCTGGAAGGAGTTAAGCTGGGCCTCAGTGAGGCGCGCGCTTTGGAGCTTACACGTTTATACGGTACGAACGTGAAGCACGTCTATCAATTGATGGAGCGACTTGGCGAGCAGGCGCACCGTTACGGTCTTGCAGCAGATGTATTGGCTGCGCTGGTGTACGGTGTCGAGCAGGAGATGGTGGCTCGCCCAGTCGATTTTATTACACGCCGCACAGCAGCGGTTAACTTTAATATTCAAGCGGCTAAGTTGTGGCTTGAGCCTGTGACGACGTATATGGCAGAGGTGTTCGCGTGGGATGAAGCGCAGACCGCACTTTATTTGCAGGATGCGAAGCGGGAGATCGAGTATGCTGTAAACGCGCAATAA
- a CDS encoding AIM24 family protein, whose translation MEVINETETLHSQTTTIQLERNDVVYVLHPRQIISFQGPSAAREDMLMDIAGIYRKRKLIQSRITGPAKFMLGLPVGYHLQTLPIVEDSDLLFEWKHVLFYTEGMHIERRVQTFKNAVITKEIVKMKFTAKDGLLGIISSGPIYRMELHPEVPTYVDVNCLVAYPENARLKPCVYGNSLASQQMNYQWEMTGRGYILLQTGKVDAQLEREMEGGGLIRRLLREVIPFGGVFIR comes from the coding sequence ATGGAAGTTATTAATGAAACAGAAACGCTGCATTCCCAAACGACAACCATTCAGTTAGAGCGGAATGACGTTGTTTATGTGCTGCATCCGCGGCAAATCATTTCATTTCAAGGCCCATCGGCAGCTAGAGAAGATATGCTTATGGATATTGCGGGCATTTATCGTAAGCGCAAGCTTATTCAATCGCGCATTACGGGTCCGGCTAAATTTATGCTAGGTCTCCCCGTTGGCTACCATTTGCAAACATTGCCGATCGTAGAAGATTCAGATTTGTTGTTTGAATGGAAGCATGTGCTGTTTTATACGGAAGGGATGCACATTGAGCGTCGTGTGCAAACGTTTAAAAATGCAGTCATTACAAAAGAAATTGTAAAGATGAAGTTTACGGCAAAGGATGGATTGCTGGGCATTATTTCGAGTGGCCCGATTTATCGCATGGAATTGCACCCAGAGGTACCAACTTATGTAGACGTTAATTGCTTGGTAGCGTATCCGGAAAATGCACGACTGAAGCCATGTGTGTATGGCAACTCGCTTGCTAGTCAGCAAATGAACTACCAATGGGAAATGACAGGACGAGGCTACATATTACTGCAAACGGGCAAGGTCGATGCCCAATTAGAAAGGGAGATGGAAGGCGGAGGACTTATTCGCCGTCTGCTACGTGAAGTCATCCCTTTTGGTGGGGTGTTCATTCGTTAG